In Harpia harpyja isolate bHarHar1 chromosome 12, bHarHar1 primary haplotype, whole genome shotgun sequence, a single window of DNA contains:
- the PRKRIP1 gene encoding PRKR-interacting protein 1, whose protein sequence is MAAPSAPRPPRPRKEPQPLVIPRSAAEEQRLRLERLMRNPEKTVPIPEKLNEWAPRPPPEFVRDVMGSSAGAGSGEFHVYRHLRRREYQRQDFMDAMAEKQRLDEEFQKKLERNKMIAEEQTAKRRRKRQKLKEKKLQAKKNKLEQKKQEKEPGQSQERVSSEDDEEDSKEEEEKEDDAEEPSFVMGRG, encoded by the exons ATGGCGGCGCCCtcggccccgcggccgccccggccccgcaaGGAGCCGCAGCCGCTCGTCATCCCGCGGAGCGCCGCCGAGGAGCAGCGCCTCCGCCTCGAGCGGCTCATGAGGAACCCG GAAAAGACTGTACCAATTCCTGAAAAACTGAATGAATGGGCACCACGACCTCCCCCGGAGTTCGTTAGAGATGTGATGG GTTCCAGTGCTGGAGCTGGGAGTGGGGAGTTTCATGTGTACCGGCATCTTCGTCGGCGAGAGTACCAGAGGCAAGATTTCATGGATGCCATGGCTGAGAAG CAAAGACTAGATGAGGAATTCCAGAAGAAACTGGAGAGGAATAAGATGATTGCAGAAGAACAAACAGCAAAACGCAGAAGGAAGCG CCAGAAgttaaaagagaagaaactgcaagctaagaaaaataaacttgaacaaaagaagcaggaaaaag AACCTGGTCAATCTCAAGAGCGAGTCAGCAGTGAGGATGATGAAGAGGatagcaaggaggaggaagagaaggaagatgatGCTGAAGAGCCCAGTTTTGTGATGGGAAGAGGATGA